One segment of Mycolicibacterium neworleansense DNA contains the following:
- a CDS encoding M42 family metallopeptidase, with product MAELNDGFERALLQELLSAYGPCGQEDQVRAVCRRELEHLVDGLSTDAAGNLVALIKGSEQDAATTRVLAHLDELSMLVKRIEPDGTLRLTPLGTMYPANFGLGPVAILGNDETLCGVLALGSEHTTQETQHVWQTKPDQGDKALDWPDVYVFTGLEPEQLAKAGVGPGTRVCIDRSKRELIEVGEYVGCYFMDDRAAVLALILLARRLRDTGRGPAGDLYLVFTTNEEVGGVGAAHACRTLPGDLTLAVEVGPTEAEYGTTVTGGPIVAYSDAQCVYDKGVADRLCEIARELGYSPQAAVLGAFESDASHTKASGLSPQAGLLCLPTLSTHGYEVISRSAIAAVTDVLAEFVTRF from the coding sequence GTGGCCGAGCTGAATGACGGGTTCGAACGTGCGCTGTTGCAGGAACTCTTGTCGGCATACGGGCCCTGCGGCCAGGAAGACCAGGTTCGCGCGGTCTGCCGCCGAGAATTGGAACACCTCGTCGACGGACTCTCGACCGACGCCGCCGGTAACCTTGTCGCGCTCATCAAAGGATCAGAGCAAGACGCCGCGACCACCCGGGTGCTGGCCCACCTAGATGAACTGTCCATGCTCGTCAAACGAATCGAGCCGGACGGCACGCTGCGACTGACCCCGCTGGGCACGATGTACCCGGCCAATTTCGGTCTGGGCCCGGTCGCGATTCTGGGCAACGACGAAACCCTGTGCGGAGTCCTCGCTTTGGGCTCAGAGCACACCACCCAGGAGACCCAGCACGTCTGGCAGACCAAGCCGGACCAGGGTGACAAGGCGCTGGATTGGCCAGACGTCTACGTATTCACCGGCCTGGAGCCCGAACAGTTGGCCAAGGCGGGGGTCGGGCCGGGCACCAGGGTCTGCATCGATCGGAGCAAGCGTGAACTGATCGAGGTGGGCGAGTATGTCGGCTGCTATTTCATGGACGATCGTGCCGCCGTACTCGCCCTGATCCTGCTCGCCCGCCGGCTGCGTGACACCGGCCGGGGCCCGGCCGGCGACCTGTACCTGGTTTTCACGACGAACGAAGAGGTCGGCGGGGTCGGAGCGGCCCACGCCTGCCGGACCCTGCCCGGGGATCTCACGCTGGCGGTGGAAGTCGGACCGACCGAGGCGGAGTACGGCACAACGGTTACCGGCGGGCCGATAGTGGCGTACAGCGACGCGCAGTGCGTGTATGACAAAGGCGTAGCCGATCGCCTGTGTGAAATCGCACGGGAGCTCGGTTATTCGCCACAGGCCGCGGTGCTCGGCGCCTTCGAGTCTGATGCGTCACACACGAAAGCTTCCGGGCTCTCGCCCCAGGCCGGGCTGTTGTGCCTGCCCACCCTCAGTACGCACGGCTACGAGGTGATCTCACGAAGCGCCATCGCCGCGGTGACCGACGTCCTGGCCGAATTCGTAACGCGGTTTTGA
- a CDS encoding class A beta-lactamase-related serine hydrolase, producing the protein MRRLLFCVCVLVAIACGIAIPPASAACRAVTDCDFAERIAAADAYLATRPGTVGYVLRDRATGAVYRNAHAGEQVWTASTIKLGMVVDLLARQRAGTVSLTDSDRALMAAMLHSSDDDAADTLWSRYGGADHQAFNADFPAYGLTGLQPQRGYSRIYPYWGFQKATPEDLDRLMAYTLTSLPAAETAGIVDALQHVDANQQWGVWGAGPEMDPGNKDGWSLEQGGWVVNSVGFAGPQQRYTLAIMNALGDQGGYDDGVQTTTHLSELLLAGRR; encoded by the coding sequence ATGCGCCGCCTCCTGTTCTGTGTTTGTGTCCTCGTCGCGATCGCCTGTGGCATCGCGATCCCGCCGGCGAGCGCAGCCTGCAGGGCCGTTACGGACTGCGACTTCGCCGAACGCATCGCGGCCGCAGACGCCTATCTTGCGACCCGTCCCGGCACCGTCGGATACGTGTTGCGCGACCGCGCCACCGGTGCCGTCTACCGGAACGCTCACGCCGGCGAACAGGTGTGGACGGCGTCCACGATCAAGCTCGGCATGGTGGTCGACCTACTGGCCAGGCAACGTGCCGGCACCGTGTCGCTGACCGATTCGGACCGCGCGTTGATGGCGGCCATGCTGCACTCATCCGACGACGACGCCGCCGACACCCTGTGGTCCCGGTACGGCGGCGCCGACCACCAAGCGTTCAACGCCGATTTCCCGGCCTACGGCCTGACGGGGCTACAACCGCAGCGCGGGTACAGCCGCATCTATCCGTACTGGGGCTTTCAGAAGGCCACCCCAGAGGATCTGGACCGCTTGATGGCGTACACGCTGACCAGCCTTCCCGCGGCCGAGACCGCAGGCATCGTGGATGCGCTCCAGCATGTGGACGCCAACCAGCAGTGGGGTGTCTGGGGCGCCGGACCGGAGATGGATCCCGGCAACAAGGACGGCTGGTCACTCGAACAGGGCGGCTGGGTCGTCAACAGCGTCGGTTTCGCCGGACCGCAGCAGCGCTACACCTTGGCCATCATGAACGCGCTCGGTGATCAGGGCGGCTATGACGACGGCGTTCAGACCACCACTCACCTCAGCGAACTGCTCCTGGCCGGGCGACGGTGA
- a CDS encoding MBL fold metallo-hydrolase, with amino-acid sequence MNYDWEQLGGGIWRTRLPFLDVTVGLVSGSTHALLIDSGTTLAEARGIEADVEALTGQRVGHIVLTHNHFDHILGCSWFKDAEIYCAPEVAATMDSGRTHLRTDAVSHGAAADEVDQAITGLPVATHQLCDGRIDLGVRTVSICSPGRGHTTHDLIVTVPDKHTVVFCGDLIEQSGDPVVDADSDLAAWPATLEAVLAAGGQDAVFVPGHGAVVDAHFIRLQQRWLSARSAS; translated from the coding sequence GTGAATTACGACTGGGAACAGTTGGGCGGGGGCATATGGCGCACCCGCTTGCCGTTTCTCGATGTCACGGTCGGACTGGTCAGCGGCAGCACGCACGCCCTGTTAATAGATTCGGGCACCACGTTGGCCGAGGCTCGCGGCATCGAGGCCGATGTCGAAGCGCTGACGGGCCAGCGCGTCGGCCATATCGTCCTGACCCACAATCATTTTGACCACATCCTCGGCTGCTCCTGGTTCAAAGATGCCGAAATCTATTGCGCACCAGAAGTTGCCGCCACGATGGACTCCGGCCGGACGCATCTGCGCACGGACGCGGTGAGCCATGGCGCAGCCGCCGACGAGGTCGACCAGGCGATCACGGGGCTGCCGGTCGCCACGCACCAATTATGCGACGGCCGTATCGATCTCGGTGTCCGGACCGTGAGCATCTGCAGCCCCGGCCGGGGCCACACCACCCACGACCTGATCGTCACCGTGCCGGACAAGCACACCGTGGTGTTCTGCGGGGACCTCATCGAGCAGTCTGGTGATCCGGTCGTCGACGCCGATTCCGATCTCGCGGCCTGGCCGGCGACGCTGGAGGCGGTACTGGCCGCGGGCGGGCAGGACGCCGTGTTCGTGCCCGGGCACGGCGCCGTCGTCGACGCTCATTTCATCCGGCTCCAGCAGCGGTGGTTGAGCGCCCGCAGCGCTTCGTGA
- a CDS encoding acyl-CoA thioesterase domain-containing protein — protein MTEVDAHFVQSEQDRFQPTRFAQSHWGEDHLNGPALVGLAARALESAFGLPEFLPARLTVDLFKAARGVPTTTKVALVRDGRRVRNSECELVQDGVTVARATLVQYRLSAPPRGEEWSAATGFEPPAALDEDRTTYMGSDAGGWSRAIAEHQNASRKRFMNRTITVVQGQANSPFVRAAMAAEGTSLVTNLGTAGVGYINGDLTVALSRLPVDEWIGVQADSHLAAEGIAVGASTLFDSAGAFGTGLVTAISNPAAQIDFSNDPFPERSAPR, from the coding sequence ATGACCGAGGTTGACGCCCATTTCGTGCAGTCCGAGCAGGACCGGTTCCAGCCGACCCGCTTTGCGCAGAGCCACTGGGGTGAGGACCACCTCAACGGCCCGGCGCTCGTGGGTTTGGCCGCACGGGCGCTGGAGTCGGCGTTCGGCCTGCCCGAGTTCCTGCCGGCCCGGTTGACGGTCGACTTGTTCAAGGCCGCGCGCGGGGTGCCGACCACCACGAAGGTGGCGTTGGTCCGCGATGGCCGGCGAGTGCGCAACTCTGAATGCGAGCTCGTACAGGACGGCGTGACCGTGGCACGCGCCACGCTGGTGCAATACCGGTTGAGCGCACCCCCGCGTGGTGAGGAATGGTCCGCAGCGACCGGCTTTGAACCGCCGGCCGCACTCGACGAGGACCGGACGACGTATATGGGCAGTGACGCGGGCGGTTGGAGTCGCGCCATCGCCGAGCATCAGAACGCGTCCCGCAAGCGGTTCATGAACCGGACCATCACCGTGGTGCAGGGGCAAGCGAACTCGCCGTTCGTGCGGGCGGCGATGGCGGCCGAGGGCACCAGCCTGGTGACGAACCTGGGCACCGCCGGCGTCGGCTACATCAACGGCGACCTGACGGTGGCATTGTCGCGGCTGCCCGTCGACGAGTGGATCGGGGTGCAGGCCGATTCACACCTGGCCGCCGAAGGCATCGCCGTGGGCGCGTCGACGCTGTTCGACAGTGCCGGGGCGTTCGGCACCGGCCTCGTCACCGCAATCAGCAATCCGGCAGCCCAGATCGACTTCTCCAACGACCCGTTCCCGGAGCGATCCGCGCCGCGGTGA